The genomic stretch CCAACAATTGCGTCGGGGTGAACCTGGTTGGGTTTTGGCGTCCAGGGAGTGGTTTCGACAATCAATTCGACAGTTTTATACCGAACATGAAGCTCTTCGTCATAACGGTACCGGACACAAACAAGCCGGTCGCCGTATTGATCCAGCAACCCTTTTGTGCCGCCCTGCCCCGGTTTGACTTTTTTTCTGGCTCGCATGGCGCTAAGCCTCCGCACCAAGTATAAGTGATAGCTGACGTTAAACTACGCCGAGAGATTTACTTCAAAAACGGGCGAAGTATAATCTCGGCGTCCGGGCGAGGCAATTCAAAATCGGCGCTTCGCAATCAGTAAGTAAAAACAATCGGCCACCCCAAACGGAGTTCGAGATGAGCCATCAGAACGATGTTCCTCAACAGCCCAAACTGCTGGATCAGGTTCGCACGACCATACGCCTGCGCAGAATGAGCTACCGAACCGAGCAAACGTATTGCGATTGGATCAAACGCTTCATTTTCTTTCACAACAAACGTCACCCCAAAGATATGGGAGCGCCGGAAATCGAAGCCTTTCTGGCTGATTTGGTCAACAACCGTAACGTCGCGCCTTCGACGCAAAACCAGGCGTTGCATTCCATCCTGTTTCTTTACCGGGAAGTTTTACAGATCGAGTTACCGCGAATCGGGATGATGCCGACAAGAAAACAGGCGCGTTTGCCGGAAGTTTTCACTCAAGAAGAGGTTCAACGACTACTGGCACGGATGGAAGGCAGGAACCGGTTGATGGCCAGTCTGCTGTATGGCACTGGCATGCGATTGAGCGAGTTGTTGCGGTTGCGAGTGAAAGACGTTGATTTCCAGCAAAACCAAATCACCGTCCGGCAAGGCAAAGGCGACAAAGACCGTGTGACAATGCTGCCACTGAGTTTGAAAGAAGCGTTGCGCGAACATCTGAAAAAGGTCAAACAGGCTCACGAGGTTGATCTACTGGAAGGGTTCGGCAATGTCGAACTGCCGTTCGCCCTGGGCAAGAAATACCCGCAGGCCGACAAAGAGTGGAAATGGCAGTACGTTTTTCCCGCTCCCAAACGTTCTATTGACCCGCGTTCAGGTATAGA from Acidobacteriota bacterium encodes the following:
- a CDS encoding integron integrase: MSHQNDVPQQPKLLDQVRTTIRLRRMSYRTEQTYCDWIKRFIFFHNKRHPKDMGAPEIEAFLADLVNNRNVAPSTQNQALHSILFLYREVLQIELPRIGMMPTRKQARLPEVFTQEEVQRLLARMEGRNRLMASLLYGTGMRLSELLRLRVKDVDFQQNQITVRQGKGDKDRVTMLPLSLKEALREHLKKVKQAHEVDLLEGFGNVELPFALGKKYPQADKEWKWQYVFPAPKRSIDPRSGIERRHHLDESVLQRAVKMAMRQAGITKHGSCHTLRHSFATHLLESGYDIRTVQELLGHEDVSTTMIYTHVLNRGGLGVRSPLDA